The DNA window GAAATGTGAACAAACATCAATACTAGTCATCAATACTACTAATTAGATGTCTCGTCGGATCTGTTTACCGTCCAGCATCCGCTCTGGGCGTTGGGTACCGCGAGTATTATCTAAGATCTCgcgattttgtcaaaaataaatcatCTCAAGTGGAAACGAAAACGTACCAGCATCCCCGGGCGATCACATCCTCTAGGTCCCCGATAATTAGATGCAACAATTAAAATTCACACCCCTCAATTTTGAGCAGGTTCATTGGATATAAAAACCAATTCAAAGTTGGAATTCAGCGTAGTTTCTTAGTTCCTCTCTCAAGTATAGCAACAGCATTATGGTAAGTCTCAATACCTCTGTATGATGTCCAGCAGATGGTGATTTGGACCGTGTTAAGTAGAATGGAACCGAACCACACCAGcgattgtcaaatttaatcgggcaattcaattttttatatggactgcattttgcaatttggaactataaattctggctcatttgaaaaaacacttatttgcatagggaaacttacGCCACACACGTTGTTTTAAACCAGGCCAGAATTTagagttccaaattgcaaaatgcagtccatatgaaaACAGTAGTGCGGttctttttgcaaatttcagtgaattttctgcgttgtacgaagcaaatttctcatGATTGTCAATGAAATCCGATAAACGTTCTCATGTAAACGATTAAATTGCTCCGTTTAATTTCGCAATAGCGGAtgtcgcttggttcctttctgctaaacgcggtccattttaagTTAATATTTGTCTCTGCTTTAGATTAAAGACGTTCATAAAACAGTCTAGTaatcttttcaaaaagtttttgcaaTCCCATATTCATGATTGGAAATAGGTGATAGAACACCTGCTCTGAGACTTGTTAGACAGGCTTTTTCGTGAAACTCATAACATGTAGACTTGTGTAAGCCCTGTAAACCCTTAATTCATCTTAAAAATGATTCAGGGGGATCTCGATATCCTTCATCAGTATAATAGGAGTTGACAGCCTATTTTTGCTTCTCGTTCTACAGGTGCAGTTTCGGTTTTTGTTACTCCTGGCTTCCGTGGCGACTGTCGCCGTTGCGGATACCTTCCCCCTGGGTGCTGTCCTTGCCCCGGCCCTTGAATACGGACCACCTCCACCCCCCGCCCTCGAATATGGGCCACcacccccgccgccgccgccacccccACCACCACCTCCGCCACCACCACCGCCCCCGGCGCCAGTAGTAACCTACGGACCACCGCCCCCACCGGAGCCCGTCGCCGTAGCTGCACCAGTCCCTGAAGTAGTCGCCGTTCCACCTCCGGCTCCGGCAGTGCCTGTCTTTGCCGCCGCccctccacccccacccccacctgTCGCTGTTGCTGCCCCTCCGCCCCACCCGTCGCTGTTGCCGCCCCTGCACCCGTTGCCGTCCCCTCACCCGTCGCCCCTCCCTCATCCTACATTGCTCATATCACATACGCCCCTCCCGCACCCGTCTTTGCCCCGGCCCCCGCACCAGTCTTCGCTCCGGCTCCCACACCTGTCTTCGCACCGGCTCCTGTACCATTTTTTGCACCAGCTCCCGCTCCCGTCTTCGCGCCGGCTCCCGCACCTGTCTTTGCACCAGCCCCTGAGCCGGCCTTTGTCGCCCCTCCGCCAGCACCCGTCTTTGCTCCAGCCCCTGAGCCGGCCTTTGTCGCCCCTCCGCCTTTGTCGCCCTCCGCCTGCACCTGCGTTCGTAGCCGCCCCCGCGCCTGCCCCAGTGCCCGTCTACGCACCTCCACCACCCCCACCTGCCCCCGCCGTAGCCTACggaccccctcctcctcctcctccccctgcTCCTTATCCTGCACCAGCTCCTTACCCCGGTCTGTACCCACGTGAGGGTGGAGTCGTGTTCTAGAGTGTTCATGTATTACATATTCCTGTgttaatttatttcaataaattgtTGACTgatgttttgtaaaataatttcGTTGGCTAATCGCAcgattttttccttatttttaagtaaagttATTGAACCCCGACGAAGGAACGCGGCTCCTTTCCAAAGTTCCAAAATTGATTAatacaatttaattatttacagaaaattgacTGAGcgatttatgtgaaaattttgctgattttgggTTTAACTAGAGGGTATAATTGTGAATCTCGATGAAATCTTGGATGCCCCCTATGCATATGAGCCTTTGGTgggatcatccaaaaataacatttcctcatctcaaaatgtagcccaattgAGATACTGCGGTTCTGGTAAGACAGACGTGTCTTTTGTGCGAGTCGGACAATGGTTCAAAGTGCtcccgtgatagcgaagagagcagtgagtgcATTTCTACATGAGCCACGATTGGCACGTgattttatgtgtctcgaggttcatcccagcatgcacttactgctctcttcgctatcacggcagaaagaGACATCATCACTTAATCTAGTCACGAAGGAACAAAAGCACGGGGTGACAGAGGAGCTTAAGaacagtggcttggcgtgctttgcgatatatcgatggatctgtcatttaaacctatggaaaagaatcgataaatagaGTGTTCGTAAccaacgccttaataatcgattatataGCTCcaattggggaaatatcgataatcgattgttcacgccacgccactgcttaaaGAGTGGGTTGAGTTTGCGACACGGTCAAGGTTCCAAGTGCGCCCCCCTCTCCGCAGTCGCCATTCAAGCCTCCGACTAAATGGCTAATCGGTGACGACAATCAACAACAATTCTGCATCACAATTAAAAGCCTTTTCAAGCGGAAGAGGATTTTGATAATAGCTTACGCTCAATCCGCATGCTTTACAATCATCCAATCTCGCCCGGCGGTGAAGGAAGAAAGAGGGAACGGGGTTGACGGATTAAAGGACATTTTCGGCTTTTTCTCTCCATAATAAAGCGAAACTGCCCTTGTAACACTGGCTGTTGAAAACTAGTTGAAAACCTCGCAAATTTCGAAGAGAACTCCCAGCGAAAATGTTTATATAAACAACCCGAGTTAGGATGTTCTTTTTTACGCGAAATTACCACCTTAAACTTTGGCAGGTTATCTATGCTTtcattttcgtaaattttgaaaaaagtggatgtaggttttacaagaaaattttaattccttATTTTGAATATATTGCAGTTCATTATAAGTTTAGCATCAATGTGGAAGATTTTTACAATATAAGAAAAGTTTGAtgtcaatgtttttcaaaaaacgtCTTTTACACACAAAACAACTAAAAGGGGTTTTTAACTAgtgaattttcagcattttttccgttttttttcaaGGTTAAATTTAACAGTCAACGGTACGAGGAAGTGGCGAAATGTGAAACATGATCGGGTGCAGGAGCTTGCGGCAACTTTATTGCATTAAGcaattgttgtaaaaaaaaaaagaagcaacaaGCAGCAGGAAAAGCACAATCATGATCATTTGGAAGTATTTATGTAGAACGGAATAATGAGAAAATGACTTCAATACGAAGGAAATATGTGCATAGAATTTaccattatattttcttttcatctaCTTTACTACGTAGTCTCTTTGTAGTATAAAGACACATTTATTTAAACCATTACCGACCATTAATCTAATTGAAACCATTTTATTTGGGAACTTGTGTATAAACTGCGAGAATATAATGCGCATTGAGGCACAATAGTTGAAACTGCATTACGATGGCTGCAGtaaaaaaaacacgtatctcagATTACAACGTTGTGAGTTTCAAACTGTTttcatgtttgattttttgaatgaaaattaacCAACGGTTCCGATTGAAATGTTATGTGAGTAACTTTCCTCACTCATTCGAATTAAATCTCAAGCAGTTGCAAGGAAACACTTCGATTGGTTCTTCTTGAACGAAATATAACAAAGTCGGAGTTTTTTAAACGTTGAAATACTTGCAGTTCAAACACGCATTTATTGCGTTTCGCCATCGAGGCTGATTGACCCCATAGACTATCCACTACAATGCCATAGGGAATAGTATGCAAATGTGGATTATGTTAACTTCCTGAAATGTCGACGTTCaacctaaaatattttttcgagaaatgtCTGATGTATTTTTAAGATATTACTATTCAACTGCAACAGCACGCGGCAGAGATCATATCAGTGTTGTCAGAATTTGAATTAGTTTACATGAATTCCTCATTTAGTTACTTCGTATTCGTACCTACCGCAGCTTTACTTTCAGccttttccttccttcttctttttttttcattcgtcGTGAATTATTCGTTCAAAATAATTCAATCTATTTGCGCAGGCTTGATATTCATCAAAGAGAGCTCACcttccaaaataaaattattggtACGATAGacgaaagtataaaaaatacgaatcttTTAATGATCATTTAATTCCTAAAGTTCAAAGAAGACGGAGGCTAGGATCTGGGGAATAGAAGatctaaaatttttggggatTATATTTTCCATTCAGGAAAGAATATATTTACAAATTGACCTACGCCTTTACCTTCCTGATACAGTAGGTACTCTTTGCGacaagaataataaaaatagtataGATACTTTATAAGAATGCTTAAGAGCATTTACTAATCACTTAATTAAATGTAATGGTTGATCGAATCAGCCCAACTTGAAAATTCAGGACTTTTCAAGTAACAAGAAACCTGAGTCAAGGCGATAATTTTTCATTCGTTCAGAATATCTTTTCAGGACATGCTCATCATCAGCTCCTAGGAAGAGACTAAGTAGCTAGAAATTGGGAGATACCTCGGATAGTTTTCGGGAAATTTAGATTTATACCCTCTTGAAAATCACGCCCCTGAAACCCATCGATCCGGCAAATAAGGTCGTGTAAATTGATCATAGGATTGAAATTGCAAGGCACATCGAAATGTTGCACATTTTGGCATCTTCGGTTTCGGGAAGGGTTTAATTATGAGGGCGATTAGCGCCTAGGCAGAAGAAAC is part of the Bemisia tabaci chromosome 1, PGI_BMITA_v3 genome and encodes:
- the LOC140223856 gene encoding uncharacterized protein; amino-acid sequence: MVQFRFLLLLASVATVAVADTFPLGAVLAPALEYGPPPPPALEYGPPPPPPPPPPPPPPPPPPPPAPVVTYGPPPPPEPVAVAAPVPEVVAVPPPAPAVPVFAAAPPPPPPPVAVAAPPPHPSLLPPLHPLPSPHPSPLPHPTLLISHTPLPHPSLPRPPHQSSLRLPHLSSHRLLYHFLHQLPLPSSRRLPHLSLHQPLSRPLSPLRQHPSLLQPLSRPLSPLRLCRPPPAPAFVAAPAPAPVPVYAPPPPPPAPAVAYGPPPPPPPPAPYPAPAPYPGLYPREGGVVF